A genomic stretch from Bacillus sp. E(2018) includes:
- a CDS encoding glucose-1-dehydrogenase, translated as MYPDLKGKTVIITGAATGIGKACALRFGQEQANVVINFHSDKQVKETEEMIKEIKNSGGNAIAVQGDVTKESDIKQLIEKTINEFGSLDIMINNAGIENEVPSHELTLEDWNKVISTNLTGQFLGCREAIDYFLKHDIQGAVINMSSVHEIIPWPHFVHYAASKGGIKLMTQTLALEYAPKRIRINSIAPGAINTPINAEKFSDPKQKEGVLKLIPMGYIGEPEEIAATAVWLASNQASYVTGLTLIADGGMTLYPGFQAGKG; from the coding sequence ATGTATCCAGATTTAAAAGGTAAAACGGTTATTATCACAGGTGCCGCTACGGGTATCGGCAAGGCTTGTGCATTAAGATTTGGACAAGAACAGGCTAACGTTGTAATTAATTTTCATTCAGATAAACAAGTGAAAGAAACCGAAGAAATGATTAAGGAAATTAAGAACAGTGGTGGGAACGCAATTGCTGTACAAGGGGATGTAACAAAAGAAAGTGACATCAAACAACTGATTGAGAAAACAATCAATGAGTTTGGTTCGCTAGACATCATGATTAACAACGCTGGAATTGAAAATGAAGTACCATCCCATGAGCTCACATTAGAGGATTGGAACAAAGTTATTTCAACGAATTTAACTGGCCAGTTTCTAGGCTGCAGAGAGGCGATCGATTATTTCCTAAAGCACGATATCCAAGGAGCCGTTATAAACATGTCGAGTGTTCATGAAATTATTCCTTGGCCGCATTTTGTGCACTACGCAGCAAGTAAAGGCGGAATTAAGCTGATGACTCAAACGCTCGCACTTGAATACGCTCCTAAACGAATAAGAATCAACAGTATTGCGCCTGGTGCGATCAATACACCGATCAATGCAGAAAAGTTTTCGGATCCAAAACAAAAAGAAGGTGTATTAAAGTTAATTCCAATGGGTTATATTGGAGAGCCAGAGGAAATTGCAGCGACTGCCGTATGGCTAGCTTCCAACCAGGCAAGTTATGTCACAGGATTAACGCTGATTGCTGATGGCGGAATGACATTGTATCCAGGGTTTCAAGCTGGAAAAGGGTAA
- the menA gene encoding 1,4-dihydroxy-2-naphthoate octaprenyltransferase: MIHPKVIFASTRPFSLTASVIPVIFGTILALQWTSIHWTTFFLTLIGAVFLQCGTNLVNDYFDHVKGADIPGSLSPSGVIDRKEMTPRQVYITGLIFFALSIIVGLILTAITGPVVLYFGIPSLLVGYFYTATRYALAYNGLGEIASGSTLGILAVVGSFYTQTLTLNTEIFLAAIPNALLVMAILHANNLRDFDTDKQIGKTTIAGLIGRKASRFEYYVLMLGAYVSLLALIFLDILPLWSLIAAITLPIALKGLKIAISTWDAKELNKALGLTALLHMAFGILLCVGTLTGILL, translated from the coding sequence ATGATACATCCTAAGGTCATCTTTGCTTCAACCCGGCCTTTTTCATTAACAGCTTCAGTTATTCCTGTAATCTTCGGGACAATCCTTGCATTGCAGTGGACAAGCATTCATTGGACGACTTTCTTTCTAACACTTATTGGTGCTGTTTTTCTTCAGTGCGGAACAAACTTAGTGAACGACTATTTCGATCATGTTAAAGGTGCGGATATTCCTGGGTCGTTGAGCCCATCAGGCGTTATCGACCGAAAAGAGATGACTCCTCGCCAAGTTTATATTACAGGACTTATTTTCTTTGCGTTAAGTATTATCGTTGGACTTATTTTGACTGCAATTACCGGCCCTGTTGTTCTATATTTTGGTATTCCATCACTGCTTGTAGGTTACTTTTACACAGCTACTCGTTATGCGCTTGCTTACAACGGACTAGGTGAGATCGCATCCGGAAGTACGCTTGGTATTCTAGCAGTTGTTGGTTCTTTCTACACACAAACTTTAACGTTAAACACTGAAATCTTTTTAGCCGCCATACCTAACGCTCTTCTAGTAATGGCTATCTTGCATGCTAACAACTTGCGTGACTTTGATACAGACAAACAGATCGGTAAAACAACTATTGCAGGTTTGATCGGAAGAAAAGCATCACGTTTTGAATATTATGTATTAATGCTTGGTGCGTATGTAAGTTTATTAGCTCTTATATTCTTAGATATCTTACCGCTATGGAGCCTTATTGCTGCAATCACTCTTCCTATAGCGTTAAAAGGATTAAAGATCGCGATATCCACTTGGGATGCAAAAGAATTAAACAAAGCACTTGGTTTAACAGCACTACTTCACATGGCATTTGGTATTCTACTTTGTGTAGGTACTTTAACAGGAATCCTATTATAA
- a CDS encoding YrzI family small protein: MFTLHLFFVTITFSIKRNSRSDELYARDREVKTLYDRAKEKASNNLSSWL; this comes from the coding sequence ATGTTTACACTACATTTGTTTTTTGTAACGATTACCTTTTCTATTAAGAGGAACAGTCGATCAGATGAGCTTTACGCTCGTGATAGGGAAGTAAAAACACTTTATGATCGTGCTAAAGAAAAGGCATCTAATAATTTGTCTTCATGGCTGTAA
- a CDS encoding glutathionylspermidine synthase family protein: protein MTYVDNRQKFYNQLPEFWADMYGQEYALYEPVEISEDAVRDAELLGVRGGHILFKTASLLQSENIEDDTLQLLGFPKSLNSFLRHQTPLAKTVIGRIDSIETPEGHKIMEFNSDTPTFIYECFKVNGLICKHHRFRDPNENKEKQLKNAVRSSILSAYRYLQTEHAPHIVFTAHEENIEDKQTVLYLKELSGFPSQFVPLEELVIRKGIGLFDQTGKRIDVLYRQTFPIELLIQDVDKLTKEDIGLQLTELVVQNKLAIINPPSAFLLQSKAILAVIWGLHEERSPYFSSEEHEWIERYFLPTYLEPDTFLKNKEKYVQKPVFGREGDTVRIFDGNGYLLDQDKHHSYDNYLSVYQKHVTLPKMTFHSVKGSQEGYRMTGTFIINGKPSAFGYRIGNAITDNLSYFLPSSIKE from the coding sequence ATGACTTATGTAGATAATAGACAAAAATTTTATAATCAGCTACCTGAATTTTGGGCCGATATGTATGGCCAAGAATATGCTTTATACGAACCTGTTGAAATATCCGAAGATGCTGTAAGAGATGCAGAACTTCTAGGTGTAAGAGGTGGCCACATTTTGTTTAAGACGGCATCTCTTCTGCAATCTGAAAATATTGAAGATGATACTTTGCAACTTCTCGGTTTTCCAAAGTCTCTTAATTCGTTTCTCCGCCATCAAACACCATTAGCGAAAACAGTTATTGGCAGGATTGATTCAATTGAAACACCTGAAGGACATAAGATCATGGAGTTTAACAGTGATACTCCTACATTTATTTATGAATGTTTTAAGGTGAACGGATTGATCTGTAAGCATCACAGATTTCGCGATCCTAACGAAAACAAAGAGAAACAATTAAAAAACGCTGTACGATCTTCCATCTTGAGTGCCTATCGATACTTACAGACGGAACATGCCCCACATATCGTTTTTACAGCACACGAAGAGAACATTGAAGACAAACAAACTGTTCTTTATCTAAAAGAACTTTCAGGATTTCCTTCTCAGTTTGTACCTTTGGAAGAATTGGTTATACGAAAAGGAATCGGCTTATTCGATCAAACCGGGAAAAGAATAGATGTTTTATACAGACAGACTTTTCCGATCGAGCTTCTTATTCAAGATGTTGATAAATTGACGAAGGAGGATATTGGGCTACAGCTTACAGAGCTTGTTGTTCAGAATAAACTGGCTATCATCAACCCACCTTCAGCCTTTTTATTACAAAGTAAAGCCATTTTAGCCGTCATATGGGGATTGCACGAGGAACGCTCTCCTTACTTTTCTAGTGAAGAACACGAATGGATCGAACGCTATTTCTTACCAACCTACCTTGAACCAGACACTTTCTTAAAGAACAAAGAAAAGTATGTTCAAAAGCCTGTTTTTGGCCGTGAAGGAGATACGGTTCGAATATTTGATGGTAACGGATACTTATTAGATCAAGATAAACATCATAGTTATGATAACTATTTAAGTGTTTATCAAAAGCATGTAACACTACCAAAAATGACATTTCATTCTGTAAAAGGCAGTCAAGAAGGTTACCGAATGACAGGAACATTCATTATTAACGGAAAACCAAGCGCTTTTGGATATCGTATTGGAAACGCGATAACCGACAACCTATCTTATTTCTTGCCTTCTAGTATAAAAGAATAG
- a CDS encoding RNA helicase has product MELTYFIERDDEYEAFLTYKIPENMHNDEKYARQLCEFFVTGGKEYELQSNEMKGSEEILIVKEVGEARRFSEETSYKGRGIFLEFRSYNSSGDMPVLHTQALNSHWDVIRYLLKDVVDIPGKGLYLRDSAEIDEDRAVYVMYVGDKI; this is encoded by the coding sequence ATGGAACTCACTTATTTTATCGAACGAGATGACGAATATGAAGCTTTCTTAACGTATAAGATTCCTGAAAACATGCATAACGATGAAAAATATGCGAGACAACTCTGTGAATTTTTTGTCACAGGAGGAAAAGAGTACGAGCTACAATCAAATGAGATGAAAGGTAGCGAAGAGATTTTGATCGTAAAAGAGGTAGGGGAAGCTCGAAGATTTAGTGAGGAAACGAGTTACAAAGGAAGAGGTATATTTTTAGAATTCCGCTCTTATAACTCTTCCGGAGATATGCCTGTACTTCATACTCAAGCTTTGAACAGTCATTGGGATGTAATCCGATATCTATTAAAAGACGTAGTGGATATTCCAGGCAAAGGACTGTATTTACGTGATTCCGCTGAAATAGATGAAGATCGTGCTGTTTATGTTATGTATGTTGGAGATAAAATTTAA
- a CDS encoding DUF350 domain-containing protein yields MDNLFLNFALYAATGLGLLFVGFIIFELTTKTKELQLISKGNCAAALSLGGRLFGLAFVIGSSIANSLSIVDLLIWGTVGIIAQIVALFVAEHLAIRSSISKAIDADNKAVGLLVMFLSVSVGWVIAQCLTY; encoded by the coding sequence ATGGATAACTTATTTCTTAATTTTGCCCTTTATGCGGCTACAGGGCTTGGTTTACTTTTTGTCGGTTTTATCATTTTCGAATTAACAACAAAGACGAAAGAGCTTCAATTAATCAGCAAAGGAAATTGTGCAGCTGCTCTTTCACTTGGCGGACGACTGTTTGGTCTTGCTTTTGTCATTGGATCTTCAATCGCAAACTCGTTGAGTATTGTTGATTTACTGATCTGGGGTACGGTTGGAATTATCGCTCAAATTGTAGCTTTATTCGTAGCGGAACACCTAGCGATCCGCTCGAGTATCTCAAAAGCAATCGATGCAGATAACAAAGCGGTTGGACTTCTTGTTATGTTTTTAAGTGTGTCCGTCGGCTGGGTTATCGCTCAGTGTCTTACATATTAA
- a CDS encoding aminotransferase yhxA gives MNKTKKLIAGVSSASVAVMLSGCNDQAQDIPPEPTDTECQDWEWDEDDGVYECDDTGSRYFGHYYHGGSYYKGKSSLLKSSAYKSYKSSSSFKGGGSGFGGSSGFGG, from the coding sequence GTGAATAAAACGAAAAAGCTTATTGCAGGTGTATCCTCTGCATCTGTTGCAGTTATGCTCTCTGGTTGTAACGATCAAGCACAAGATATCCCACCAGAGCCAACTGATACGGAATGCCAAGATTGGGAATGGGATGAAGACGATGGGGTTTATGAATGTGATGATACCGGTTCTCGCTACTTCGGTCATTATTACCACGGTGGAAGTTATTACAAAGGCAAGAGCAGCTTATTAAAAAGTTCTGCTTATAAATCCTACAAAAGTAGTTCGAGTTTCAAAGGCGGTGGATCTGGCTTCGGAGGAAGTAGTGGATTTGGCGGATAA
- the sigK gene encoding RNA polymerase sporulation sigma factor SigK, which yields MSLVGVLAYFFKEVMLFVSYVKNNAFPQPLSENEEKQYLKEMAEGNEHARAMLIEHNLRLVAHIVKKFENTGEDTEDLISIGTIGLIKAIESYSRGKGTKLATYAARCIENEILMHLRALKKTKKDVSLHDPIGTDKEGNEITLIDVLKAETEDVVDAIQLKMQKKKIYDYIHVLDDREKEVIVGRFGLDLQKEKTQREIAKQLGISRSYVSRIEKRALMKLFHEFYRSRQQSER from the coding sequence ATGTCATTAGTAGGTGTGTTGGCTTACTTTTTTAAGGAAGTTATGCTCTTTGTATCATATGTTAAAAATAACGCGTTTCCCCAGCCCCTGTCTGAAAATGAAGAAAAGCAGTACTTAAAAGAGATGGCCGAGGGTAACGAACATGCAAGAGCCATGTTGATCGAGCACAATTTACGGCTTGTTGCACATATCGTCAAAAAATTTGAAAACACCGGTGAAGATACGGAAGATTTAATATCAATAGGAACGATCGGACTGATAAAAGCTATTGAGAGCTATTCCAGAGGTAAGGGGACGAAGCTTGCCACATATGCAGCTCGGTGTATAGAGAATGAAATATTGATGCATCTACGTGCTCTAAAGAAAACAAAGAAAGATGTTTCTCTTCACGATCCGATCGGAACGGATAAAGAAGGAAATGAGATCACATTGATCGATGTGTTGAAAGCGGAAACAGAAGATGTTGTGGATGCCATCCAATTAAAGATGCAGAAAAAGAAAATATACGATTACATTCATGTTTTGGATGACCGTGAAAAAGAGGTGATCGTAGGACGGTTCGGACTCGATCTTCAAAAGGAAAAAACGCAGCGTGAGATTGCAAAACAGCTGGGGATATCGAGAAGTTACGTTTCAAGGATCGAAAAGCGAGCCCTTATGAAGCTGTTTCATGAATTTTACCGAAGCCGTCAGCAATCAGAACGATAA
- a CDS encoding alpha/beta-type small acid-soluble spore protein — protein MARRKRQPIVPEAREGLDRLKAKVMREAGYNVSDQSPDDVKYEVARDMGVNLEKGYNGTITSKDAGKVGGQIGGRMVKELIQQAKANLGKQVR, from the coding sequence ATGGCAAGAAGAAAGCGTCAGCCTATCGTCCCAGAAGCTAGAGAAGGACTCGATCGGTTAAAAGCAAAAGTGATGAGAGAAGCGGGTTACAACGTATCAGATCAGTCACCAGATGATGTGAAATATGAAGTAGCAAGAGACATGGGTGTGAACTTAGAAAAAGGATATAACGGAACGATCACGTCAAAAGACGCTGGAAAAGTTGGCGGACAGATCGGCGGAAGAATGGTAAAAGAACTTATCCAGCAGGCAAAAGCGAATTTAGGTAAGCAAGTTCGTTAA
- a CDS encoding M3 family oligoendopeptidase translates to MLLQDLRQTWELDSVFPGGSESKELLAEINWTENEAKELAKKADSFTFSNENFLSLIKELQSFSERLSTAGAFIGCLIAQDVKDKKAMSLRGRLESVYAAFSNVGSVIDQKLMDISEDAWKDLMSQPEYEHIAFSLNERRTNAKEKLGISEESLINDLAVDGYHAWSTLYDLVVGRISIKVEIDGKEEELSVGQAENKFSSPDRNVRKETFKKFVQAWDHEGEFCGASLNHIAGFRNEIYKHRGWEETLKEPLAINRMKEETLTAMWDAITSKKEIFVKYLDRKAKLLGLDKLSWYDVDAPLSSANSKMSYDEAAQFIVEHFRTLAPKMADFSEKAFLDGWIEAEDRSGKRPGGFCTGFPTKKETRIFMTFSGTPSNVSTLAHELGHAFHTDVLKEMPYYATNYAMNVAETASTFAEMIVADAAVSNAKTREEKIALLEDKAQRSVAFFMNIHARFLFETRMYEERKAGQLSVERLCELMEEAQKEAFNGALDEYHPYFWASKLHFYITDVPFYNFPYTFGYLFSAGIYAKAKEEGPSFEEKYIALLQDTGKMEVEELAQKHLGIDVTKQDFWLKGIELAAADVEEFLTLTEE, encoded by the coding sequence ATGTTATTACAAGATTTGAGACAAACATGGGAACTTGATTCCGTTTTTCCTGGTGGAAGTGAATCTAAAGAATTATTAGCTGAAATAAATTGGACAGAGAACGAAGCAAAAGAATTAGCAAAAAAAGCGGATTCTTTCACGTTTTCAAACGAAAACTTTTTATCACTTATTAAAGAACTTCAAAGTTTTTCTGAAAGGTTATCAACTGCCGGAGCTTTTATCGGCTGCTTGATCGCTCAAGATGTAAAAGATAAGAAGGCGATGTCACTCCGCGGACGATTGGAATCTGTATATGCAGCATTCTCTAACGTTGGTTCAGTTATTGATCAGAAGTTAATGGATATCTCGGAAGATGCATGGAAAGATCTGATGAGCCAACCTGAGTACGAACATATCGCGTTCTCGTTAAATGAGAGAAGAACGAATGCAAAAGAGAAGCTTGGTATCTCTGAAGAATCATTGATCAATGATCTCGCTGTAGACGGCTATCATGCTTGGTCAACGTTATACGATCTTGTGGTAGGTAGAATTTCAATCAAAGTTGAGATCGATGGAAAAGAAGAAGAACTTTCAGTAGGGCAAGCAGAGAATAAATTTTCAAGTCCTGACCGTAACGTGAGAAAAGAAACGTTCAAAAAGTTTGTTCAGGCATGGGATCATGAAGGTGAATTCTGTGGAGCTTCACTAAATCATATCGCAGGATTCAGAAACGAGATCTACAAGCATAGAGGCTGGGAAGAGACATTAAAAGAACCACTAGCGATCAATCGTATGAAAGAAGAGACTCTTACAGCAATGTGGGATGCGATCACTTCTAAAAAAGAAATCTTCGTAAAATACTTAGATCGAAAAGCGAAACTTCTAGGTCTAGATAAATTAAGCTGGTACGATGTTGATGCACCGTTATCTTCTGCAAACAGTAAGATGAGCTATGATGAAGCAGCTCAATTTATTGTAGAGCATTTCCGTACGCTTGCACCCAAAATGGCTGATTTCTCTGAAAAGGCGTTCCTAGACGGCTGGATTGAAGCAGAAGATCGTTCTGGAAAGAGACCAGGAGGATTTTGTACGGGGTTCCCAACTAAGAAAGAAACAAGAATCTTTATGACGTTCTCTGGAACACCAAGCAATGTTTCAACGTTAGCTCATGAGCTTGGTCATGCTTTCCATACGGATGTGTTAAAAGAGATGCCTTACTATGCAACGAATTATGCGATGAACGTAGCTGAAACGGCTTCTACTTTTGCTGAGATGATCGTTGCTGATGCAGCAGTTTCCAACGCAAAAACGAGGGAAGAGAAAATTGCTCTATTAGAAGATAAAGCTCAACGTTCTGTAGCCTTCTTCATGAACATTCATGCTCGTTTTCTGTTTGAAACAAGAATGTACGAAGAAAGAAAAGCAGGGCAATTATCAGTAGAACGCCTATGTGAGCTAATGGAAGAAGCTCAAAAAGAAGCCTTTAACGGTGCACTCGATGAGTATCATCCTTACTTCTGGGCATCTAAACTTCATTTCTACATTACAGACGTACCATTCTATAACTTCCCGTATACATTCGGTTATCTGTTCTCTGCGGGAATCTATGCAAAAGCAAAAGAAGAAGGTCCTTCATTCGAAGAAAAATACATCGCACTTCTACAAGATACAGGAAAGATGGAAGTGGAAGAGCTTGCGCAAAAACACCTTGGCATAGATGTAACAAAGCAAGACTTCTGGTTAAAAGGTATTGAGCTTGCTGCAGCTGATGTAGAAGAATTCTTAACATTAACAGAAGAATAA
- the pssA gene encoding CDP-diacylglycerol--serine O-phosphatidyltransferase: MFMLERERIDSTFKKVKGQTANFLTLINLSLGTLALLFMVSGDLKIGFILIFLAGLFDRFDGMVARKLNIESEFGKQLDSLCDLISFGIAPAFLIYQVVLHQFGVPGMIFTIIFIVCGAVRLARFNITEFTGSFVGVPITLAGCLMAAGYLTVDLVPGFLYMFLTFGLSVLMISTITIEKR, encoded by the coding sequence ATGTTCATGCTCGAAAGAGAGCGCATCGATTCAACGTTTAAGAAAGTGAAGGGACAAACCGCTAACTTCTTAACATTGATCAATTTATCACTAGGAACTTTGGCTTTATTATTTATGGTATCAGGTGATTTGAAGATAGGATTCATCTTAATCTTCTTAGCAGGTCTGTTTGACCGTTTTGATGGAATGGTAGCCCGAAAGTTAAATATTGAATCCGAGTTCGGAAAACAATTAGACTCTCTTTGTGACTTAATTTCATTTGGAATCGCACCTGCATTTTTAATCTATCAAGTTGTCCTTCATCAGTTTGGTGTTCCTGGCATGATCTTCACCATCATCTTTATTGTTTGTGGTGCGGTTCGATTGGCTCGGTTTAACATTACAGAGTTTACCGGTTCCTTTGTAGGTGTGCCGATCACTTTAGCTGGTTGTTTGATGGCTGCAGGATATCTGACGGTTGATCTCGTTCCAGGATTTCTTTATATGTTCCTGACATTTGGATTATCTGTCCTTATGATTAGTACCATTACGATTGAAAAGCGATGA
- the mnhG gene encoding monovalent cation/H(+) antiporter subunit G, which produces MLSLIKIVISFFLIAGTFFIFSGTLGVLRFPDVYSRLHAASKASTLGVSGILIGSFIYVLSEMHVFSGKLILGILFVLMTAPVAGHMISRAAYRTGVPLSEKTVFNELEKKNSSNTP; this is translated from the coding sequence GTGTTATCATTGATCAAGATCGTGATTAGCTTCTTCCTCATCGCTGGCACCTTTTTTATTTTCTCAGGAACACTTGGCGTACTCCGCTTTCCTGACGTTTATTCAAGACTTCATGCTGCAAGTAAAGCATCAACATTAGGAGTATCCGGAATTCTAATCGGTTCCTTTATCTATGTGTTGTCTGAAATGCATGTGTTCAGCGGTAAATTGATACTAGGAATCCTGTTTGTTCTAATGACTGCTCCAGTAGCCGGGCATATGATCTCAAGAGCAGCATATAGAACAGGAGTACCACTCTCTGAAAAAACAGTATTCAATGAACTTGAAAAGAAAAACAGCTCCAATACTCCTTAA
- a CDS encoding Na(+)/H(+) antiporter subunit F1 → MTDWFSVVVHVCLFVITISILLLLYRAIRGPSNPDRVVALDTIGINLIAITGIMAIILDTVQLNDIILLIGILTFIATVAVAKFLEKGVIIDQDRD, encoded by the coding sequence ATGACAGATTGGTTCTCCGTTGTTGTTCACGTTTGCTTATTTGTCATTACCATTTCGATTCTGCTTCTGCTCTATAGAGCGATAAGGGGTCCATCAAATCCAGATCGTGTAGTAGCTCTCGATACGATCGGCATTAATTTGATCGCAATCACTGGTATTATGGCGATAATTTTAGATACCGTACAACTGAACGATATTATTTTATTAATCGGCATATTGACGTTTATTGCAACTGTCGCTGTTGCAAAATTTTTAGAAAAGGGTGTTATCATTGATCAAGATCGTGATTAG
- a CDS encoding Na+/H+ antiporter subunit E, protein MTFQLILNLLIGVIWMFLSESYSFASFIVGFVIGAALLYLLNRFIPDSYYFKHVRAILYLIFLFIKELLLANIEVLKWVYKPKLDFQPGILALPIDVKKNWEITLLANLITLTPGTLSVDVSRDQRYIYIHAIDLPDVNETIVSIKESFEKAIREVTR, encoded by the coding sequence ATGACATTTCAACTTATTCTAAATTTGCTGATCGGCGTTATTTGGATGTTTTTATCTGAGAGCTACTCTTTCGCAAGTTTTATCGTTGGATTTGTGATTGGGGCAGCACTTCTCTACTTGCTGAATCGTTTCATTCCTGATTCGTACTATTTTAAACATGTGAGAGCGATTCTTTATTTAATCTTCTTATTCATAAAAGAACTTCTTTTAGCTAACATTGAAGTTCTAAAATGGGTCTATAAACCAAAGCTTGATTTTCAGCCAGGAATACTTGCACTTCCCATTGATGTGAAGAAAAACTGGGAGATCACTTTACTAGCTAACTTGATCACCTTAACGCCTGGAACTCTATCTGTCGATGTCTCTAGAGACCAACGATATATTTATATCCATGCGATTGATCTCCCGGATGTGAATGAAACGATCGTTAGCATTAAGGAATCTTTTGAAAAAGCAATAAGGGAGGTTACACGATGA
- a CDS encoding Na+/H+ antiporter subunit D: MSNLVFLPIFIPLFFGALLVFFNKKQKTTVNISFLVVLLSFGVSIYLSYHVFSNGPLILETGGWKAPYGIILVADKLSVIMILAVNVIALTAAIFALSSVTEKMVEHYFYPLFFLLIAGVSGAFLTGDLFNLFVFFEVLLMASYGLIIIGGSKHQFRESVKYILLNLFSSILFVTTVAFLYSVTGTVNMAQLGERVAQVEQQGILTGIGILLFIVFATKGALFPLYFWLPKSYIVPSPIVSALFGALLTKVGVYSMLRVFTLIFSHKLELTHTFFIWIATITMIIGVIGALSTSNVKLIIAYNIMPAIGFMVLGIGTFSAESLAGTIYYLVHDMAIKAALFFLAGLLVWHAGTSNLKKMGGYIKTAPFMGWMFFIASLILAGIPPFSGFIGKYLLLRGAMDEGHYIAAAVGLLSSLLILFSVIRIFIGAFWGELKEDPKQSVRTSGLVASAVLIAISILLGVGAEWFYPYVQAAADSLIDPQIYIDYVLKE, translated from the coding sequence ATGAGTAATTTAGTATTCTTGCCAATATTTATACCTTTGTTTTTCGGAGCTTTGCTTGTTTTCTTTAATAAGAAACAAAAGACAACTGTTAACATTTCTTTTCTAGTGGTCTTGTTAAGTTTCGGTGTATCGATCTATTTAAGTTATCATGTGTTTTCCAACGGACCTTTAATCTTAGAAACAGGTGGTTGGAAAGCACCATACGGAATCATTCTTGTGGCTGACAAGCTGTCCGTCATCATGATACTTGCTGTAAATGTTATCGCATTAACTGCCGCGATCTTTGCATTATCTTCCGTTACTGAGAAAATGGTAGAGCACTATTTTTACCCTTTGTTCTTTTTACTGATCGCAGGGGTGAGTGGTGCATTCTTAACAGGAGATCTGTTCAACCTGTTCGTGTTTTTTGAAGTTCTGTTGATGGCATCATACGGATTGATCATTATTGGGGGTTCCAAACATCAGTTTCGGGAATCTGTGAAGTACATCTTACTTAATTTGTTTTCGTCTATTCTATTCGTTACAACGGTAGCTTTTCTCTACTCTGTTACCGGTACAGTAAATATGGCACAACTGGGTGAACGTGTTGCCCAAGTAGAGCAGCAAGGGATTTTAACGGGAATTGGGATTTTACTATTTATTGTATTCGCAACAAAAGGTGCTCTATTTCCATTGTATTTTTGGCTGCCCAAATCATACATCGTGCCATCACCTATCGTTTCAGCACTTTTTGGTGCGTTGTTAACTAAAGTTGGTGTGTACTCTATGCTAAGGGTCTTTACACTCATTTTTTCTCACAAACTTGAGCTGACACACACCTTTTTCATTTGGATCGCTACGATTACGATGATCATCGGAGTCATTGGTGCACTTTCCACATCTAATGTGAAATTAATCATTGCTTACAATATCATGCCGGCGATCGGCTTTATGGTTCTCGGTATAGGAACGTTTTCAGCAGAATCACTTGCAGGGACAATCTACTATCTTGTTCATGATATGGCGATTAAAGCAGCTTTATTTTTCCTTGCTGGCCTACTCGTTTGGCATGCTGGAACGTCTAACCTAAAAAAGATGGGTGGATATATTAAAACCGCACCGTTTATGGGTTGGATGTTCTTTATCGCATCTCTCATATTAGCTGGAATCCCACCTTTTAGTGGTTTTATCGGAAAATACCTCCTTTTAAGAGGTGCGATGGATGAAGGACATTATATTGCTGCCGCGGTCGGATTATTATCGAGTCTGTTAATCTTATTTTCTGTGATTCGCATTTTTATTGGGGCATTCTGGGGTGAGCTAAAGGAAGATCCGAAACAGTCTGTAAGAACTTCAGGTTTAGTAGCATCTGCTGTATTGATTGCGATTTCTATCTTGTTAGGTGTTGGAGCTGAATGGTTCTATCCATATGTTCAGGCAGCAGCAGACAGTTTGATCGATCCGCAAATCTATATCGATTATGTATTAAAGGAGTAA